In a single window of the Melioribacteraceae bacterium genome:
- the rdgB gene encoding RdgB/HAM1 family non-canonical purine NTP pyrophosphatase, whose translation MNIIFATQNLGKSKEVKHIFSDTQFNVVSLRDLGNNIEVEETGVTFQENSILKAKSIYEIYKVPVIADDSGLEIQHLNGRPGVYSARYAGENCTYDDNNNKVLSELSQFEEPYPAKFICYAVYYDGQNLIESIGELPGKITKDIRGTKGFGYDPIFIPDGFENTLAELDLDIKNKISHRGKAFENLKKLLSKV comes from the coding sequence ATGAACATAATTTTCGCAACTCAAAATTTGGGTAAATCAAAAGAAGTAAAACATATTTTTAGTGATACTCAATTTAATGTAGTTTCACTGCGCGATTTAGGTAACAATATTGAAGTTGAGGAAACCGGTGTAACGTTTCAGGAGAATTCTATTCTTAAAGCAAAAAGTATTTATGAAATATATAAAGTACCGGTAATTGCTGATGATTCGGGACTTGAGATTCAGCATCTTAACGGGAGACCGGGAGTATATTCTGCTCGTTATGCCGGAGAAAATTGTACGTATGATGATAATAATAATAAAGTACTTTCAGAATTAAGTCAGTTTGAAGAGCCTTATCCAGCCAAATTTATATGCTATGCTGTTTATTACGATGGGCAAAATCTGATTGAATCTATTGGTGAACTGCCGGGCAAGATCACAAAAGATATTCGGGGCACAAAAGGTTTCGGGTACGATCCAATATTTATCCCGGATGGATTTGAGAATACTTTAGCCGAGCTTGATCTTGATATTAAAAATAAAATTAGCCACAGAGGTAAAGCTTTTGAGAATTTAAAAAAATTGTTATCAAAAGTTTAG
- a CDS encoding GNAT family N-acetyltransferase — MEIIRYSEEWKEKWDKFVLQSNNGTIFHLQKFLDYHTPGKFRFDHLIFLEKGNILAVLPGRIKEGVFESPIGASYGSIVTKDIKFAKALEVIDALLDYSRANGISELVLTAPPMVYEKHPNQNLDFAMLWRDFSYKLHYISSAIKLDKNIEIIERFDPTIRRNIRKTIKDFNLKVEVNNRYDEFYPILIENKSRHNVKPTHSYEDLLKLKELLPDALKLFMVYHDGNPIGGSLMFYVNPTCALCFYNMLKYEYAEYKPIQRVMYEVVKDATERGYSYVDIGVSQDTKAENPMTPSMHLIEFKEKFDAKTIMRNTLYKKL; from the coding sequence ATGGAAATAATTAGATACAGTGAAGAGTGGAAAGAGAAGTGGGACAAATTTGTTTTGCAATCAAACAATGGTACCATATTTCATCTTCAGAAATTTTTAGATTATCACACCCCGGGTAAATTCAGATTTGACCATCTAATATTTTTAGAGAAAGGAAATATTCTCGCCGTTCTTCCAGGAAGAATTAAGGAAGGAGTTTTTGAGTCTCCAATAGGCGCAAGTTACGGTTCTATTGTTACTAAAGATATAAAGTTCGCGAAGGCACTTGAGGTTATTGACGCATTGTTAGATTACTCACGAGCAAATGGAATTAGTGAATTAGTTTTAACCGCCCCTCCAATGGTTTATGAAAAACACCCAAACCAGAATTTGGATTTCGCGATGTTATGGAGAGATTTCAGTTACAAACTGCATTACATTTCCAGCGCAATTAAACTTGATAAGAATATTGAAATTATTGAAAGATTTGATCCAACAATCCGCCGCAACATTCGCAAAACTATAAAGGATTTCAATCTTAAAGTTGAAGTCAATAATAGATATGACGAGTTCTATCCAATTCTGATTGAAAATAAATCGCGCCACAATGTTAAACCTACTCACAGTTACGAAGATTTGCTGAAGTTGAAAGAATTACTGCCGGACGCATTAAAATTATTTATGGTTTATCATGATGGAAATCCAATTGGCGGTTCTTTGATGTTTTATGTTAATCCTACCTGCGCATTGTGTTTTTACAATATGCTCAAATATGAATATGCGGAGTATAAACCGATTCAAAGAGTGATGTATGAAGTTGTAAAAGATGCTACAGAACGTGGTTATTCTTATGTTGATATTGGTGTTTCACAAGATACTAAAGCTGAGAATCCAATGACACCAAGCATGCACCTCATTGAGTTCAAAGAAAAGTTTGACGCGAAAACTATAATGCGGAATACTCTTTATAAGAAACTTTGA
- a CDS encoding glycosyltransferase: MFEIIFLIGISLYFIQLIIFTIGAGKSFKQISYDELPSATVIVAARNEEDNILECMESLNKLIYPEGKLEIILVNDKSTDKTGEIIESFIKDKPHFKMLIPSKSIGSLKGKTNALANALKIATGEIIATTDADCTVRPEWIQTLASYYDKNVALVGGYTAQQSYSAFAGMQSIDFIYLLTVAAGAMNFNKPLSCIGNNMSYRKSVYDEIGGYENLEFSVTEDFNLLMAMHSLKKYKIITPLDPGLLVVSKPCPDFKTLYWQKKRWGVGGMKSDVIGYSVMLWGFITHIAILLLPFMFSLTALYITLFKIITDYFFLYPVFKKLNMNLRLSHFFTFQVYFIIYVIVLPFIVLPSQKVKWKGREF; the protein is encoded by the coding sequence ATGTTTGAAATTATTTTTTTAATCGGAATATCGCTCTACTTTATACAGCTCATAATTTTTACGATAGGCGCCGGTAAAAGTTTTAAACAAATTAGTTATGATGAGCTTCCCTCTGCCACAGTAATTGTGGCTGCTCGAAATGAAGAGGATAATATTCTCGAATGTATGGAATCGCTGAATAAACTTATTTATCCCGAAGGTAAATTAGAAATTATTTTGGTAAACGATAAATCTACTGACAAAACCGGTGAGATAATCGAATCTTTTATAAAAGATAAACCTCACTTTAAAATGTTAATACCTTCAAAATCGATTGGCTCATTAAAAGGTAAAACAAATGCGCTGGCGAACGCATTAAAAATTGCTACAGGAGAAATTATCGCAACTACAGATGCCGATTGCACAGTGAGGCCTGAGTGGATTCAAACTTTGGCTTCCTATTATGATAAAAATGTTGCCCTAGTTGGCGGTTACACAGCACAGCAGAGTTATTCTGCTTTTGCGGGAATGCAGTCAATAGATTTTATTTATTTGCTCACCGTTGCCGCTGGAGCAATGAATTTTAATAAGCCTCTTAGTTGTATCGGGAATAATATGTCCTACCGAAAATCTGTTTATGATGAAATTGGCGGATATGAAAATCTTGAATTCTCAGTTACAGAAGATTTTAATTTATTAATGGCGATGCATTCTCTTAAAAAATATAAAATTATAACTCCATTGGATCCTGGACTATTAGTAGTTTCCAAACCCTGCCCAGACTTCAAAACTTTATACTGGCAAAAAAAGAGGTGGGGTGTTGGGGGAATGAAGAGCGATGTAATTGGTTATTCTGTTATGCTGTGGGGATTTATAACACACATTGCTATTTTACTTCTTCCATTCATGTTTTCATTAACAGCGCTATATATAACTTTATTCAAGATTATTACCGATTATTTCTTCTTATATCCGGTTTTTAAGAAACTTAATATGAACCTGCGATTATCCCATTTTTTTACATTTCAAGTTTATTTTATTATTTATGTAATTGTGCTGCCATTTATAGTTCTACCTAGCCAAAAAGTTAAATGGAAAGGAAGAGAGTTTTAA
- a CDS encoding DUF1207 domain-containing protein: MIKRFFITIFFTGSILLGQVEFFPGELNIQPFTANILEPKLGFLFQNKNDELRLDIGNSIDILQYHADSKTFSFGADLFTYTLLRSEDNFHFPVDAVDYLFGINFGYKVKVHNYSFGFRARISHISAHFADGHYDNAKQEWRNGQKPRVYSREFIEVMPFYRYNNFRFYFGLTYIFNVEPDYVKRDQYHAGFDYFRKDLIAENISPFIAYDFKYTTVKSRFPNHSFSAGIKFGEVFGRGMSLYYNYFDGNNFHGEYFDQKSKYSAVGINLDL; this comes from the coding sequence ATGATTAAAAGATTTTTTATTACCATATTTTTTACTGGTTCAATATTATTGGGGCAGGTGGAGTTTTTTCCAGGCGAATTGAATATTCAGCCATTCACGGCTAATATATTAGAACCTAAGCTTGGATTCCTATTCCAAAATAAAAATGATGAGCTTCGTCTGGATATTGGCAACTCAATTGATATACTGCAATATCACGCAGATTCAAAAACATTTTCATTTGGTGCCGATCTATTTACTTACACACTTTTGAGAAGTGAAGATAATTTTCATTTTCCGGTTGACGCGGTTGATTATTTGTTTGGGATAAATTTTGGGTATAAAGTAAAAGTTCATAATTACTCATTCGGATTTCGCGCGAGGATAAGTCATATCAGTGCTCATTTCGCCGATGGGCATTATGATAACGCAAAACAAGAATGGAGAAATGGACAGAAACCGCGCGTTTACAGCAGAGAGTTTATTGAAGTTATGCCTTTTTACCGATATAATAATTTTAGATTCTATTTTGGCTTAACTTATATATTTAATGTTGAACCGGATTATGTAAAAAGAGACCAATACCATGCAGGATTTGATTATTTCAGAAAAGACTTGATCGCAGAAAATATTTCACCTTTCATTGCATACGATTTTAAATACACAACGGTTAAGAGTAGATTCCCAAATCATTCATTTTCAGCGGGAATAAAATTCGGCGAAGTTTTTGGAAGAGGAATGAGTCTGTACTATAACTATTTTGATGGAAACAATTTTCATGGTGAATATTTTGATCAGAAATCGAAATACTCCGCTGTTGGTATAAATTTGGATTTATAA
- the rsmA gene encoding ribosomal RNA small subunit methyltransferase A → MSDPRPLKRFGQNYLKDHQTILKIVREFDPCPDDIVVEIGPGTGALTGEIYQKVKKLYAVEIDFRVIEELSFKYPMVHFINADFLKFELSSAIHEEKKLRIVGNIPYNITSPIIFKLIENRELIKDAMMMVQLEVANRIIGTNSKKDYGILAVIINAFATTSLRFKISPNVFFPKPKVESAIIHLDFNKNLPDDVSSKDFMGVVKAAFGNRRKILKNSLSNSVYKDRVNNVKMDLTRRAEELSIAEYFDLTRMLQ, encoded by the coding sequence ATGAGCGATCCGCGTCCTTTAAAAAGATTTGGTCAGAATTACCTTAAAGATCACCAAACTATCCTAAAAATAGTTCGTGAGTTTGATCCATGTCCTGATGATATTGTTGTTGAAATTGGACCGGGTACTGGGGCATTAACAGGAGAGATATATCAAAAAGTCAAAAAACTTTACGCTGTTGAAATTGATTTTAGAGTGATTGAGGAGCTAAGTTTCAAATACCCCATGGTACATTTTATTAATGCCGATTTTCTGAAATTTGAGTTGAGTAGCGCAATTCATGAAGAGAAAAAATTAAGAATTGTGGGAAACATACCATATAATATTACCTCACCAATAATCTTTAAATTAATTGAAAACCGTGAGCTTATAAAAGATGCAATGATGATGGTACAACTTGAAGTTGCTAATAGAATTATAGGGACAAACTCAAAAAAGGATTATGGTATTCTGGCAGTGATAATAAACGCGTTTGCGACCACATCACTTCGATTCAAAATTTCTCCGAATGTATTTTTCCCAAAACCAAAAGTTGAATCGGCGATAATACACTTAGATTTTAATAAGAATTTACCGGATGATGTATCATCAAAAGATTTCATGGGGGTTGTCAAAGCAGCCTTTGGAAATCGCAGAAAAATATTAAAAAATTCTCTTTCAAACAGTGTTTATAAAGACCGGGTTAATAATGTTAAAATGGATTTAACCCGCAGAGCTGAGGAATTATCTATTGCCGAATATTTTGATCTAACGAGAATGCTTCAATAA
- a CDS encoding carboxymuconolactone decarboxylase family protein — protein MKSNVNEFRAYRTEMNERILNSGFRDFNKFFALDNKAYVDGALDAKTKELMGLAASMVLRCNDCILYHVDRSIQEGASQQELYETFNIGLIVGGSIVIPHLRYAIEKMDEIFAEKENEKKTNNT, from the coding sequence ATGAAATCAAACGTAAATGAATTCCGCGCATATCGCACAGAAATGAATGAGCGAATACTAAACTCTGGTTTCAGAGATTTTAATAAATTTTTTGCCCTTGATAATAAAGCTTATGTTGATGGTGCGTTGGATGCCAAAACAAAAGAACTTATGGGATTGGCGGCATCAATGGTTTTGCGTTGCAATGATTGCATACTTTATCATGTTGATCGCTCAATTCAAGAGGGAGCTTCTCAGCAAGAATTATATGAGACATTTAATATCGGGTTAATTGTCGGCGGCTCAATCGTAATTCCTCATCTCAGGTACGCGATCGAAAAAATGGATGAAATTTTCGCGGAAAAAGAAAATGAAAAAAAAACTAATAATACCTAA
- a CDS encoding PorV/PorQ family protein translates to MIKKIILTLFCASTIFAQSAGNTGVSFLKLGFGARNIALSDLGVVGTNDLSAAYYNPAYLSYSPKTQISFTHNSLFSDLNSEILGSSFQLFGLNMGLILNTTSINDIEVRNVPGDALTKISANYFAGGLSAGFGIAEKVHIGATYKVIYESLFSDQATGYAFDFGAMYSGIIENMNLGITLRNIGSMNQLRNKVSTLPSDLRIGLSYNFNLPEYFIDLAAIGGFQKYLEQDESHFHVGAEALYDKMFAARLGFASGYDSKSITTGFGIIYKGLNIDYAYVPFKYGLGDSHIFTFIYTF, encoded by the coding sequence ATGATAAAGAAAATTATTTTAACTCTATTTTGCGCATCAACTATTTTTGCGCAGTCAGCCGGAAATACCGGTGTATCATTTCTCAAATTAGGATTCGGCGCACGTAATATTGCTTTGAGTGATTTAGGTGTAGTTGGCACAAATGATTTATCTGCCGCCTACTATAATCCGGCTTATCTAAGTTATTCACCCAAAACTCAAATTTCATTCACACATAATTCACTTTTTTCTGACTTAAACTCTGAAATATTAGGCTCCAGTTTTCAATTGTTTGGGTTGAATATGGGACTAATATTAAATACTACCTCAATTAATGATATTGAGGTTAGAAATGTACCTGGTGATGCATTAACCAAAATAAGCGCAAATTATTTTGCGGGTGGTTTATCTGCGGGATTTGGAATTGCTGAAAAAGTGCACATCGGCGCGACTTATAAAGTTATTTATGAATCATTATTCTCTGACCAAGCTACGGGATATGCATTTGACTTTGGCGCAATGTATAGTGGCATAATTGAGAATATGAATCTGGGAATTACTTTAAGAAATATTGGCTCGATGAATCAGCTTAGAAACAAGGTTTCAACTTTACCTTCAGATTTGAGAATAGGGTTGTCTTATAATTTTAACCTACCCGAATATTTTATTGATCTCGCGGCAATTGGAGGATTTCAAAAATATCTTGAGCAGGATGAATCACATTTCCATGTTGGTGCTGAGGCACTTTACGATAAAATGTTTGCGGCTCGTTTAGGATTTGCTTCGGGCTATGATTCTAAATCAATTACAACCGGATTTGGAATAATTTATAAAGGATTAAATATAGATTACGCTTACGTACCATTTAAATATGGTTTGGGCGATTCACACATATTTACTTTTATTTATACGTTCTAG
- a CDS encoding site-2 protease family protein, protein MEWTTGRPGPYNVSDILKGLPYSISILFILTVHEFGHYFAAVRHKVKATLPFFIPFPPIAGFFNFGTMGAVIKTKSPIQTNKAMFDIGAAGPIAGFIACLIVLIYGFTNLPSVDYILAIHPDYFTPEYGKDAISLKFGDTLLFFVLKELFTSPGDFIPPMSEIYHYPYLCVGWFGLFVTAMNLIPVGQLDGGHIIYSMFGSKKHEAVASISMIALLILGIVSLLSSFVDIGVDFGWTGWLFWALILFFIIKIKHPPVYYFEKLDPVRMFWGYCAIAIFLLSFSPTPFVISF, encoded by the coding sequence ATTGAATGGACAACTGGCAGACCCGGTCCATATAACGTTTCTGATATTTTAAAGGGGTTACCTTATTCGATATCAATTTTATTTATTCTAACCGTTCATGAATTTGGTCATTATTTCGCCGCGGTTAGGCATAAGGTTAAAGCAACATTGCCATTTTTTATCCCATTCCCACCAATAGCGGGATTCTTCAACTTTGGAACGATGGGGGCAGTCATTAAAACCAAATCACCTATTCAAACGAATAAGGCGATGTTTGATATTGGGGCGGCTGGGCCTATCGCAGGATTTATTGCGTGCCTAATTGTTTTGATTTATGGTTTCACTAATTTACCTTCTGTCGATTATATATTAGCTATTCACCCCGATTACTTTACTCCTGAATATGGAAAAGACGCAATAAGCTTGAAGTTTGGTGATACACTGCTTTTCTTCGTTTTAAAAGAATTATTCACATCCCCTGGTGATTTTATACCGCCAATGTCGGAAATTTATCATTATCCATATTTGTGTGTTGGATGGTTTGGACTCTTTGTTACAGCTATGAATTTAATTCCTGTTGGTCAACTTGATGGCGGGCATATAATTTATAGTATGTTTGGTTCAAAAAAACATGAAGCAGTCGCGTCAATATCTATGATCGCACTTTTAATTTTAGGAATAGTTTCATTACTAAGTTCATTTGTTGATATTGGAGTTGATTTCGGTTGGACCGGCTGGTTGTTTTGGGCTCTGATTCTTTTTTTCATTATTAAAATTAAACATCCACCAGTATATTATTTTGAAAAGTTGGACCCGGTAAGAATGTTTTGGGGTTATTGTGCGATAGCAATATTTTTATTGTCATTTTCACCAACTCCATTTGTAATATCTTTTTAG
- the ubiE gene encoding bifunctional demethylmenaquinone methyltransferase/2-methoxy-6-polyprenyl-1,4-benzoquinol methylase UbiE, with translation MEAKETKKIKVQKMFDSISHRYDFLNHFLSVGIDIYWRRKSIKLSRMNSESKLLDIACGTGDFAIEARKQGVANIFGADLSINMLGLFKQKSDWINGRTVQCVGESLPFRLNSFTHITVAFGVRNFFDIPQAFKSFYEVLKENGTVTVLEFRLPKNPIIKSLYLFYFNKILPLFGKIISKDNDAYTYLPESVSEFDEKINLESIFYESGFKLVEKYSLSLGLVQVVIANK, from the coding sequence ATGGAAGCAAAAGAAACAAAGAAAATTAAAGTTCAGAAAATGTTCGATTCGATTTCGCATCGTTATGATTTTTTAAATCATTTTTTGAGCGTGGGGATTGATATTTATTGGAGAAGAAAATCAATAAAACTCTCACGTATGAATTCGGAATCAAAATTATTAGATATTGCGTGTGGTACGGGTGATTTTGCAATTGAAGCGAGAAAACAGGGTGTGGCTAATATTTTCGGGGCAGATTTATCAATCAATATGCTTGGTTTATTTAAACAAAAATCGGATTGGATAAATGGAAGAACTGTTCAATGTGTTGGTGAATCGCTTCCTTTTAGACTTAATTCATTTACTCATATAACTGTTGCATTTGGAGTTCGTAATTTCTTTGATATCCCACAAGCATTTAAATCATTTTATGAGGTATTGAAAGAGAATGGGACTGTTACTGTTCTTGAATTTAGACTTCCGAAAAATCCAATTATCAAAAGTTTATACTTATTCTACTTTAATAAAATATTGCCTCTATTCGGTAAGATTATTTCAAAAGATAATGACGCGTACACTTATCTTCCGGAATCCGTAAGCGAGTTCGACGAAAAAATTAATCTCGAATCTATTTTTTATGAGTCAGGCTTTAAACTCGTTGAAAAATACTCCTTAAGCTTAGGATTAGTTCAGGTTGTTATCGCAAATAAATAA
- a CDS encoding amidohydrolase family protein, translated as MKKKLIIPKIIVTADSNSRILRNHAVHIEAGKIVNISPVEDSIISEFDGEIISTPNLTLIPGFVQTHIHLCQTLFRGLADDLELLDWLQKKIFPFENSHTKESLRISAQLGINDLITGGTTTILDMGTLRHQEIIFEELISSGLRAFAGNCMIDQNDLYPQFCNSTKENLLKTKEWAEAFHNSNNGKIKFGFAPRFVLSCSENLLIETKEMMKDFTGSLFHTHSSENKSEVEAVRKLTGKENVEYFESIGILDNKTVLAHCIHLNNSEIKTLKKNEVRVSHCPSSNLKLGSGIADIPRYIEEGISVSLGADGAPCNNNLSIFNEMRLAALIQKPVHGPTSMDAKTVFRLATIEGAKALHLENEVGSIEIGKKADLVLLNLEKADLPLQVNDELVYSSIVYSASKLNVEKVFIDGELLVEDGKSLFYIEDKLIADGKYQLNKMINQN; from the coding sequence ATGAAAAAAAAACTAATAATACCTAAAATTATTGTAACCGCTGATTCCAATAGCAGAATATTGCGCAATCATGCGGTACATATTGAAGCCGGTAAAATTGTAAATATTTCTCCGGTAGAGGATTCGATTATTTCTGAATTTGACGGCGAAATTATTAGTACGCCGAATCTCACCTTAATCCCGGGTTTCGTGCAAACGCATATTCATTTGTGCCAAACATTATTCAGAGGATTGGCTGACGATCTCGAATTGCTCGATTGGCTTCAAAAAAAAATATTCCCATTCGAAAATTCTCACACAAAGGAATCACTTCGCATATCAGCTCAATTAGGTATTAATGATTTAATAACCGGAGGCACTACTACCATTCTTGATATGGGCACATTAAGGCATCAGGAGATTATTTTTGAAGAATTAATTAGCAGCGGTTTGCGTGCCTTTGCCGGTAATTGTATGATAGATCAGAATGATTTATATCCTCAATTTTGCAATTCAACCAAAGAAAATTTATTGAAGACAAAAGAGTGGGCGGAAGCATTTCATAACTCAAATAATGGTAAGATAAAATTTGGATTTGCGCCCCGGTTTGTATTATCGTGCAGTGAAAATCTGTTGATTGAAACAAAGGAAATGATGAAGGATTTTACGGGATCATTATTTCATACTCATTCATCTGAGAATAAATCGGAAGTTGAAGCAGTAAGAAAATTAACCGGTAAAGAAAATGTTGAGTACTTCGAATCAATCGGAATACTTGATAATAAAACGGTGCTAGCCCATTGTATTCATTTGAATAATTCTGAAATAAAAACTTTAAAGAAAAATGAAGTTAGAGTTTCCCACTGTCCTTCATCAAATCTAAAACTTGGATCGGGGATTGCAGATATTCCAAGATATATCGAGGAAGGGATTTCTGTTTCGTTGGGTGCCGATGGCGCGCCCTGTAATAATAACCTGAGCATATTTAATGAAATGCGTCTCGCCGCGTTAATTCAAAAACCGGTTCATGGGCCAACTTCGATGGATGCGAAAACAGTTTTCCGACTGGCAACTATTGAAGGAGCTAAAGCTTTACATCTTGAAAATGAAGTTGGCAGCATTGAGATTGGTAAAAAAGCTGATTTGGTTCTTTTGAATCTAGAAAAAGCTGATTTACCCTTGCAAGTTAATGATGAATTGGTTTACTCATCTATAGTATATTCTGCATCAAAACTAAATGTTGAAAAAGTATTTATTGATGGGGAATTATTAGTGGAGGATGGTAAATCATTATTTTACATTGAAGATAAACTTATTGCTGATGGCAAATACCAATTAAATAAAATGATAAATCAAAATTAA